The following proteins come from a genomic window of Nicotiana tomentosiformis chromosome 12, ASM39032v3, whole genome shotgun sequence:
- the LOC104105506 gene encoding cell number regulator 7-like, translating to MTGTPVADSGAPGQWTTGLCGCCDDRSNCCVTCWCPCVTFGQNVEIIDKGTTSCAHAGVIYYCLAHVCCACVYTCTYRTKLRAYFSLPEDPCGDCLVHFCCLPCAVCQEYRELKNRGFDPSQGWMANAQKWSQDGVTVPPPIAPGMTR from the exons ATGACAGGAACTCCGGTTGCCGACAGTGGTGCTCCGGGCCAATGGACCACCGGTTTATGTGGTTGCTGTGATGATCGCTCTAACT GTTGTGTCACTTGTTGGTGTCCTTGTGTCACCTTTGGCCAAAATGTTGAAATAATTGATAAAGGAACTACTT CTTGTGCTCATGCTGGTGTAATATACTATTGCTTGGCTCATGTGTGTTGTGCTTGTGTCTACACATGCACTTATCGTACAAAACTGAGAGCCTACTTTAGCTTGCCAGAGGACCCTTGTGGAGATTGCCTTGTTCATTTTTGTTGTCTCCCTTGTGCTGTTTGCCAAGAATACAGAGAGCTCAAAAACCGCGGTTTTGACCCTTCCCAAG GATGGATGGCTAATGCTCAGAAATGGAGTCAAGATGGAGTCACTGTACCTCCCCCTATTGCACCAGGCATGACTCGCTAA
- the LOC104105505 gene encoding peptidyl-tRNA hydrolase, mitochondrial, which translates to MKLACAISSTASSATVLCRRGRRLFSSFSLPKTLNSSSYWRNWMSNTAATNSLHQISCSMSTSTSPSPSPTLSEPPPEKPKPKPQPWLIVGLGNPGKRYAGTRHNVGFEMIDTIADAEGISMGSVSFKAQFGKGFIGDVPIMLAKPQTFMNASGESVGAIVSYYKIPLKQVLVVFDDLDLPFAKLRLLPKGGHGGHNGMRSIMNHLKGSRDFPRLRIGIGRPPGKMDPASFVLRAFNRQEREELDFTLHNGLEAVRILVLEGFDKSATFVNSAKPLTV; encoded by the exons ATGAAACTAGCATGTGCAATTTCTAGCACTGCCTCATCGGCGACGGTCCTTTGCCGCCGCGGCCGCCGCCTCTTCTCCTCTTTTTCCCTTCCCAAAACCCTAAATTCATCATCATACTGGAGGAATTGGATGAGCAACACCGCCGCTACTAACTCTTTACATCAAATTTCCTGTTCAATGTCCACCTCAACCTCCCCATCACCCTCACCGACGTTATCGGAACCACCGCCGGAGAAGCCGAAGCCGAAACCTCAGCCTTGGCTTATTGTTGGCCTCGGTAACCCTGGGAAACGATACGCTGGCACCCGTCATAAT GTGGGTTTTGAGATGATAGATACTATAGCTGATGCTGAAGGAATATCTATGGGCAGTGTTTCCTTTAAAGCTCAATTTGGGAAAG GTTTCATTGGagatgttccaattatgcttgctaAACCTCAAACGTTCATGAATGCAAGTGGTGAGTCT GTTGGAGCAATTGTTTCATATTATAAGATTCCACTGAAACAAGTTCTTGTG gtttttgacgatttggattTGCCTTTTGCAAAGTTGCGGTTACTGCCAAAAGGTGGTCATGGAGGACACAATGG GATGAGGAGCATTATGAATCACCTTAAAGGGAGCCGTGATTTTCCTCGTTTACGAATAG GCATTGGGAGGCCTCCGGGGAAAATGGATCCCGCAAGTTTTGTTCTTCGCGCATTCAATCGACAAGAACGTGAGGAG TTGGACTTCACATTACATAATGGTTTGGAAGCAGTGAGAATTTTAGTGCTCGAGGGTTTTGACAAAAGTGCCACATTTGTGAATAGTGCCAAACCCTTGACAGTTTAG